The sequence AATTTGAAGGGAAAAATTTGCTTTCCAAAGAAACCAACATCAATCATCTTCGTCAAAAAATGGGGATGGTATTTCAAAATTTCAATCTCTTCCCTTTGAAAACTGTTCTAGAAAATCTTACCATCAGTCCGATTAAAGTCAAAGGAATCGAGAAAAAAGCAGCAGAGACAAACGCTCTGGCTTTATTAGAACAAGTTGGACTTCAAGATAAAGCGCAAAGCTACCCTTCCAAACTATCTGGTGGGCAACAACAACGGGTAGCGATTGCTAGGGCTTTAGCGATGGATCCAGATGTCATGTTATTTGATGAACCAACCTCAGCACTTGACCCGGAAATGGTTGGAGAAGTGTTAAGTGTAATGAAAAACTTAGCCGACAATGGAATGACCATGGTGATTGTTACCCACGAGATGGGTTTTGCCAAAGAGGTTGCTGATCGTGTTATCTTTATGGACGAAGGAATTATCCAGGAACAAGGAAGTTCAAAAGAAGTGTTTGAAGCGCCTAAAAATGCAAGAACAAAAGACTTTTTAGGGAAAGTATTATAAAATAAAGATAGCTAAAAAATCAGAGGCGAACGTTTTGTTTTCGCCTCTGATTTTCAATAAAACGATAAAGGAGTCATGAAACTATGGACATTCAAAATATTGCAAAAAAACATCAAACTCCCGAAGAAAATATTTTAATGGATATTGGAACCCTTGCCAGTAAAACTCAAGGTCTAATCGATTTATCCATTGGAGATCCTGACTTAATAACAGATTCAAGTATAATTGAGGCTGCTTTTGCCGATGTTAAAAAAGGACATACAAAATATACAGCTTCTGATGGTAGTAGCGAGTTTATCCAAGCTGTTGCTGATTTTTATCAACATCACTACCAATTGTCATTTAATCCTGAACAAATTCGTGCAACAGTCGGTGCACTGCAAGGGATGTATCTAACCATGCAAGCCATTCTTAATCCAGGTGATGAAGTGATTATTCATGAGCCCTACTTCTCTCCTTACAAGGATCAAGTTTTATTTGCTGGTGGAACTCCAGTCTTCATCCCAACTTTTGAAAAAGATGGCTTTCAAATTGACTTAGAAATTTTGAAAAATGCAATTACGGATAAGACAAAAGCTCTGATTATCAATTCACCTAACAACCCTACTGGTGCGGTTTTTACCCCTGAAACTTTCAAAGGGATAGCGGATCTTGCTATCGAACATGATTTTTATATTCTTTCAGACGAAGTTTACGAATCATTTAGTTTCTATGAAAAATTCGTCCCAATGGCAACATTCGCTCCAAACAATACAATTACTTTTGGGAGTTTTTCAAAGGCTTTTGCAATGACTGGTTGGAGAATTGGCTATATGATTTCCCCACCTTATATCAATAGTGTTGCCAAATTAATTAATGAAAGTATTACTTATTCTGCTCCCACTCCCTCACAAAGAGCTGGAATCTACGCATTGAAACATGCTGACGAATTAATTCCTAAGGTAACTTCCACATTTAAGGAACGACTAGAATATGTTGAAAAAAGGGTTTCTAATATCCCGTTTCTTTCTCTTCATCCAGTAAAAGGAAGTATATATGCTTTTATCAATATTGAAAAAACTGGCCTGACCTCAGTAGCGTTTGTTGAAAAATTATTGACTGAAAAAAAAGTTCTATTGATACCAGGTAAAGCATTTGGAAAAAATGTTGGGGATAATTACGTCCGCCTTGCTGCAACTCAAAATATCTCAACGCTCAAACAAGCATTTGACCTAATTGAAACACTTTCTTTTTAAATAATTAAAAATCCGTGGAGGTAAGTTTTGAGTTATTTCCACGGCTCAATAAATGTTTATTAACAAAAATAGTATAGCACGAGTGAAAAACATTTCCCATTGGAAAATAGTTTTCACTCGTGCTATTACTTAGATTAGGCTATTTTAAAATTTTCTAAAACGTTCATAACGTTTGACTAATAACTCACTTACTGTTAATTTTTTTAGCTCTGTCAGTTTTTCAACAAGAGCTTTTTGGATCATTCGATCAATTTTCTCTTGATCCAAATCCTCACCATTGAACGTTTCTGGAATTAGTTTGTCAATAACATCAAGTTCTTTTAGTTCAGTAGCGGTAATTTTCATGATTTCAGCTGCTTCAGAAGCTCGTTTGCTATCTTTCCACATAATGGACGCAAATCCTTCTGGTGAAAGAATCGCATACATTGTATGTTCCAGCATCCAAACCTCGTCTGCTAAAGCAAGCGCAAGCGCACCACCACTTCCACCTTCGCCAATGATGATCGAAATAATTGGTACACGAAGATCGCTCATCTCTAATAAATTTTTGGCAATTGCTTCCCCTTCGCCTCTTTCTTCGGCCTCTACACCACAAAACGCGCCAGCAGTATTGACCAATAAAACAATCGGTCTACCAAACTTTTCAGCTTGTTTCATCAAGCGAAGAGCCTTTCTGTAGCCTTCGGGATGAGGTGAACCAAAATTACGTTCGATATTATCTGGAAGGTTTCTTCCTTTTTGAATACCCACAACGGTCACAGGTTGCCCTTCTAATGTTGCAATTCCACCGACAATAGCCTTATCATCTCCATAAGTTCGGTCTCCGTGTAATTCAATAAAGTCTTCAAAGACATGTTCAATATAATCAAGTGAAGTCGGACGGTCTTGAGCCCTAGCAAGTTTTACAATATCATTTGCAGATTTTTGTCCATTTGTCATTTGGTCTCAGCCTCCTTAGAATTATGTAAAGAAAGGAGGTGCCCTAATGCAAGGGGCAATTCATTTCGTGGTACAATTTTGTCAACAAATCCATGTTTCAACAAAAATTCAGCACGTTGAAAATCTTCTGGTAACTCTTGCTTAATGGTTTGTTCAATGACACGTCTGCCAGCAAAACCAATTAAAGCTTGGGGCTCAGCTAAGATAATGTCACCTTGCATGGCAAAGCTAGCTGTGACCCCACCAGTAGTTGGATCTGTCAGAACAGTTATATAGAATAATCCAGCATTACTATGTCTTTTAACTGCTGCTGAGATCTTAGCCATCTGCATGAGCGAAAATATTCCTTCTTGCATTCTAGCACCACCTGAGGCGGTAAAAAGCACAACTGGTAGCGTAAGCTCTTGCGCTCGCTCAAATACTTTTGTAATCTTTTCTCCTACAACTGTCCCCATGCTTCCCATGATAAAATTAGTATCCATTACCCCGATTACAACTTCTTGATTAGAGATGCTTGCTTTTCCTGTGACAATGGCATCCTTTAATCCTGTTTGCTCTTGTAACTTAGCAATTTTTTCAGGATAATCCGGAAATTTTATGGGGTCTTTTGTCGTCAGATTTTCGTCCCATTCTTCAAATGAATCTTTATCTACAGTCAAACAAACCCGTTCTCTTGCACCTATCCTAAAACAATAGCCGCAATGTGTACAAACCTTTTCATCCCCTAAATTTTTACTGTAGATGGCTTTTTTACAATTTGGACACTTGGCCCACATATTATCTGGTACGTAGGGTTTGTTTACTTTATCTTGTGTATTTATCTCCCGATTAGGATTGATCCGAATATAGTTTTTCTTTTTAAATAACGCCATACCAATCCTCCTAACTAAACTTCTTTTTCAGGTTTCCAGGCTGGTAAAAAGGTCTCCTGTAAAAAGCTTGTATCATATTCCCCCGAAATGACAGCTGGATGTGCAATTAAATCAAGTTGAAATTCTTGATTGGTTACGACACCATCTGTGACTAGCTCTTCTAGAGCGCGTTGCATTTTTACTAGTGCTTCTAGACGATCACTGCCATGGACAATTACCTTAGCTATCATTGAGTCATAAAACGGTGGAATCGTATAGCCATTATAGACGGCACTATCGACACGTAAGCCAAGACCTCCAGCTGGCAACAAGAGATTCTGAATTGTGCCAGGCGAAGGAGCAAAATGAAATGCTGGGTTTTCGGCGTTAATGCGACATTCAATGGCATGCCCTGTAACTTGAATATCTTTTTGTTGATATTTTAAAGGTTCGCCAAAAGCAATTTCTATTTGTGCTTTGACCAAATCAACCCCTGTAACCATCTCTGTCACAGGATGCTCTACTTGAATTCTAGTATTCATTTCCATGAAATAAAACGAACCTGTTTGGTCCATTAAGAACTCAATTGTTCCAGCATTTTCATACTTAACCGCTTTTGCTGCCCGAACAGCGGCTGCGCCAATTTCTTTGCGCGTTTCATCTGAAAGAGCAATGGATGGAGACTCTTCCAAAACTTTTTGATTATTTCGTTGCAAAGAGCAATCACGTTCCCCTAAATGAATAACATTTCCAAAAGAGTCACCTAGAATTTGGACTTCAATATGACGAGCTGGGTAAATAATCTTTTCTAGATACATTTGCCCATCACCAAAGGCAGCAAGTGCTTCTTGTTGCGCTGATGTAAATTGTTCTGGCAATTTTTCTGGAGAAAGTATTTTACGGATCCCTTTTCCACCACCACCAGCAGAGGCTTTTAGCATCACTGGATAGCCCAGAGTAGCGGCCACTGTTAAAGCTTCCTCAACCGTTTTGACTGGGCCATCGCTTCCTGGAATGACTGGAACATTCGCTTCAATCATCAATTTGCGTGCATTCACCTTATTTCCCATCTCATCAATGGTCTCAGGTCGTGGCCCGATAAACTTGACATTACACTCCTCGCACATTGTTGCAAATGTCGAGTTTTCTGATAGGAAACCAAAACCAGGATGAATGGCCTCAGCATTTGTCACAATAGCAGCACTTAAAACATGTTGCATGTTTAAATAAGAATCTGTAGCTTTGGCTGGTCCAATACAAATCGCCTCATCTGCTAATTGAGTATGTAAGGCCTCTCTATCAGCAGTTGAAAAAACAGCGACTGTCCGGATGCCTAATTCGCGACATGCTCGAATGATTCGAACAGCTATTTCTCCTCTGTTTGCTACCAATATTTTATTAAACATATTTCTACACTCCAATGATAAATGTCATTAATGCCTCACATACTTTTTTATCTTCTACCCAAGCGGTTGCTTTTCCAACACCGATATTACGTTTTTGTTTGATAATTTCCATTTCTAAACGCAGTACATCTCCTGGGACTACTTTTTGACGGAATTTTACTTTATCGATGCCACCTAGATAGCCTGTTTTCCCTTCAAATTCTGGGGTTTTTAGCAAAGGAATAGAGCCTGTTTGTGCTAGAGCTTCTAAAATTAAAACGCCTGGCATAACAGGTTCTCCTGGGAAATGTCCTGGGAAAAAGTGTTCGTTGTAAGTAACGTTTTTAATCGCCACAACACGCTTTCCTGGCTCAAGTTCAATCACTTTATCGACCATCATGATTGGGTAACGGTTTGGAATAATTTCCATAATTTCATTAACATTTAATTGCATTTCTTTCTCCTCCTAATCGATACGGAACAACGGCTGACCGTATTCAACAACTTCTTCATTTTCAACTAAAATTTCCGTAACAGTTCCTGCTAGGTCACTTGTAATCTCATTCATTAATTTCATTGCTTCAACAATGCAAAGTGTTTCTCCCACTGCTACTTTATCGCCTACTTTTTTAAACGCTGGCTTTTCTGGGGCACTACTCAAATACACCACTCCGACAATTGGTGAATCCACAGTCTTACCCGATGGCGTACTTGACTCGCTTGTTTCTTCTTGCTTACTAGCAAAAGCTTGGGTCTCAGCTGTTGGCGCCACAGGAGCATTCGTTGGTGCTGTACTCAGTGGACCACTTTGAGGACTAGTAGCAGGAGTCGTTGGCGCAAAGCCTTCATTTTTGCTCAAATGAAGTTCAACATTGTCAATGGTTAAGTCTAATGTTTTAACCGTTGAAGTGTCAAACTGAGCTAATAAATCTTTCACTTCTGAAACATTCATTTTTACTTAGCCTCCCACTTTTTAAAGCAAATAACTGCATTATGTCCACCAAATCCCATGGAATTACTTAGTGCATAATTTACTTTTTGAGCACGTCCCACTTTTGGTACATAATCTAAGTCACAATCTTCACTCGTTTCTTCAAGTCCCGCGGTTGGCGGAACAAAGTCATCTTGAATTGCTCCCACACAAGCCATTGCTTCTACAGCACCAGCTGCACCTAATAAATGTCCGGTCATACTCTTAGTACTTGAAATTGCAATGTTATAAGCTTGATCACCAAAAGCGTATTTAATCGCTGCGGTTTCTGCACCATCATTTGGTGGTGTACTTGTCCCATGTGCATTAATGTAGTCTACTTGTTCAGGCGTGATTCCCGCTTCAGCCATCGCTTGTTGCATGGCTTTTCCAGCACCAGAACCATCCGGAGTTGGACTTGTCATATGGTATGCATCACTCGTTGAGCCATATCCCACTACTTCACCATAAATCTTAGCGCCACGTGCTAAAGCGTGTTCCAATTCTTCTAGTACAAGAATTCCACCGCCTTCTCCCATTACAAAACCATTACGCTCTTTGTCAAATGGAATAGAGGCTCTTAGTGGATCAGTAGCTTCGCTAAGTGCGGTCAATGCAGCAAATCCAGAAATACCGATTTCACAAACAGTTGCTTCTGCACCACCAGCTAAAATTACATCAGAGTAGCCATGTTTGATATTGCGGTATGCTTCCCCAATCGCATTATTTCCAGAAGCACATGCTGTGACAATACACGTACAAATTCCTTTTGCTCCAACACGCATCGCAATATTTCCTGCAGCCATATTGCTAATCGCCATTGGGACAAAGAACGGAGCTACACGTTTAGGACCACGATCATGCATTTTGATGACTTGTTCTTGAATTGTATTCATTCCGCCAATTCCAGAGCTAACCATTACGCCAAAACGATCCACGTCGATTTTTTCTGTATCCAGTTGACTATCTGTTACAGCTTGTACTGCAGCCGCAACACCATATTGTGAAAATAGATCCAAGCGTTTTGTTGCTTTTTTCTCCATGTATAGAGTTGGTTCAAAATCTTTGACTTCTGCTGCAACAGTAATGCCTGTTTCTGAGGCATCAAATTTAGCAATTGGCGCAATCCCTACATTTCCTGCTTTAATATTTTCCCAGTATTCAGCAGCTGTGTTTCCTAATGGGGTAATCGCCCCTTGACCTGTAATTACGACTCTTTTCATGATATCCTCCTTATCCGTTCATAACCATTCCGCCATCAACATTTAGTACTTGGCCTGTAATGTAACGGTTTTTAGCTAGAAAAACTGCTGTTTGGGCAACATCTGCAACTGTTCCGAATTTTTTAAGCGGAATTTGTTGTTTAGCTGCATCTTTGACTTTTTCGCTTAATACTTCTGTCATGTCGGTATCAATGAAGCCGGGCGCAATCGCATTACACGTAATCCCTCTTGCTGCTAATTCTCTTGCAGTTGATTTTGTTAAACCAATTACTCCTGCTTTACTTGCAGCATAGTTTGCCTGACCAGCATTTCCGATTAGACCACTTACGCTAGACATATTAATAATCGTACCTGATTTTTGTTTCAACATCACACTACTTGCTTGTTGAATGGTGTTGAATGTTCCTTTTAGATTGACATTGATTACTTGCTCAAAATCAGACTCTGTCATGCGCATAATTAATTTATCATTGGTGATTCCCGCATTGTTTACCAACACATCGACACTACCAAATGTTTCTTTTGCTTCTGAAATCAGTTTCTTTGCTTGGTCAAAATACTGAACATCTGCAGCTACAAAATGGGTCTTAACACCGTGACTTTCAATTTCTTGAATGAGTTCTTTTGAGGGCTCTTTACGTCCATTAAGAACAATATTTGCTCCTTCTTTAGCAAACGCTAGCGCAATCTCTTTTCCGATTCCCCTTGAACTTCCTGTTACAATAACTGTTTTTTCTTTCAACATTGATATCGCCTCCTTCTAATTTTCCTCATCAATATGAGCTATTTTTCGGATTTTTTCTAACGTTTTAAGATTTTCTACATTTTGAACGGTTACTTCTCGGCTAATTTTTTTTATAAACGCCGAAAGAGAACGCCCTGGTCCAACCTCTATAAACGTATCTATCCCCGATTCAATCATTGTTTCAACACTATCTTCCCAATAAACAGGTGATTTGACTTGTGCCACAAGTGTTGGAATAATCTCTGATTTAGTAGGAATTACTTTTCCAGTTAGATTAGTTATTACTGGAACTTTCATTTCTTCAATGTGTACCTCTTTAAGAGCTTGTTCTAACTTCACCGCTGCTGGTTCTAAAAGCGAGGTATGGAACGGTCCACTTACATTTAAGCGAATCACTCGCTTTGCTCCCAATTCTTCTAAGAGTTTTTCGGCTTTTTCTACCGCAGTAACCTCTCCAGCAATGACGATTTGACCTGGCATATTGTAATTTGCTGGAACAACAATCCCTGCTGCACTTGCTTTTTGGCATGCCTCTTGTACGTCTTGACGGGATAGTCCCATTACCGCAGACATGGCACCTTTTCCAGCAGGAACTGCCTCTGTCATATATCTTCCGCGTTTTTGGACTAACTGAACTGCTTCGGTAAAATTCAAAGCCCCGCTTGCAACAAGAGCTGTATATTCGCCCAAACTTAAGCCTGCAACCATTTTCGGTTTTATGCCTAGACCGTTTAAAATTTCCAATATTGCAACAGAAACAGTTAGAATAGCAGGTTGAGTATACTCAGTTAAATTTAATTGCTCATTCTCAGTAAAACAAAGTTTTGGCATATCATAACCAACTGCTTCAGAAGCTTGGTCAAAAATTGCACGACATTCAGGAAATTGCTCATACAATTCTTTTCCCATTCCAACATATTGTGCACCTTGACCGCTGAATACAAATGCGTAATTCATTGTCTTCACTCCTTTGCTCCTTGCCATTTTGTATTTACATTTTTCATTGTTTCAAAACACTGAGCCATAATTTCTTCAATAATTTCTTGACAGGATTGCCCTTCTTTATTTACAAGACCAGCAATTTGTCCCGACATCATCGAACTATTTTTAGTGTCTCCATCAACAACTGCACGTTTTAGTGCACCTTTTCCTAGCTCTTCTAGTCGTTGCCAATTCGGCTCTTTTTTCCCTGCCTCTTCACGCTCAATTTTTTCATACTCACGCGTCAATTTGTTACGTAAACCGCGAACAGGATGACCAGTTGTAAGACCTGTAACGGTCGTGTCAATATCACGAGCTTTGAGCACCGCTTTTTTAAAGTTAGCATGAATAGTCGATTCATTTGCAACTAAAAATCTTGTTCCAATTTGGACCGCATCAATTCCAAGCATCAAAGCAGCAGCCATCCCACGACCATCCCCGATACCTCCGGCAGCAATAACCGGAATACTTACCGCATCGACAACTTGCGGTACGAGGGCTAAAGTGGTGGCTTTCCCGATATGTCCGCCACCTTCCATTCCTTCTACGACAATTGCATCTGCACCGTCTTTTTCCATCCGTCTTGCTAATGCAACTGAGGCTACTACAGGAATGACGATGATTCCAGCTTCTTTAAATTTTTTCATATATTTACCAGGAGAACCTGCCCCTGTTGTAATCACCTTGATACCCTCTTCGCAGACTAAATCAACGATATCTTCCACATGTGGAGACATTAGCATGATATTCACCCCAAATGGCTTGTCCGTAAGGTTTTTGGCTTTTTTAATTTGCTCTAAAACCACCTCTTTTGGAGCATGGCCAGAAGCGATAATACCGAGTCCTCCAGCGTTGGAAACGGCACTGGCTAAATTTGCTTCTGCGACCCACGCCATCGCCCCTTGAAAAATGGGATACTTGATGTCTAACATTTCACATATCTCTGCACGCATGTAATTTCCTCTTTCTTAACAAAAAGCTTTTTAGAAAAAAAGGTAGCTTTCAAAGCTGAAAAACAGCTTTTAGGCTACACTTTCTTGATATTCGCTGTTTTATTTTTCTGCAAGTTGTTTGTCAACAAATGCGACTAAATCCCCAACAGTATTTAATCCTTCTTCTGTTTCGATTTTTACATCAAATTCATCTTCAATGTCGTTAATGATTTGGAATAAGTCTAAGCTATCAGCGTCTAACTCTTCTTTAAAATTAGTTGTTAATTGTACTTCCTCTTCTTCTTTTCCTAATTGATCCACGATAATTTCTTGTACTTTTTCAAATGTTGTCATTCTATATTCCTCCAAAAATTTATTTTCTTCCATTTATTATTAACAGCTTCGCTTACAGTGACAAGAGTATACTTCCCCAAGTCAAGCCTCCGCCAAAGCCAGTCAACACGATTTTTTGTTTACTTCCTAATGTCAAGGTGCCATTTTCAATACTCTCATCTAATAAGATGGGGATTGTTGCAGCAGATGTATTGCCGTACTGAGCGATATTTGTTAAAAACTTCTCTCTTGGAATTTTGGCTTTTTTGGCCATTCCGTCTAAAATCCGGATATTTGCTTGATGCGGAACAATAAAATCTAGCTCTTCCTTTGAAAGATTTGCTTGCTCTAATACTTCTAAAATACTTTTTGTTGCATCACGTAGAGCAAAATCAAAGATTTCACGACCGTCCATACTCAGATAAGAGAGTTCTTCTTTGGTTAGGCAAGCATTTTGAGCAAATGGCGCTTTCCTGCTTACTTTGCCAGAAGTTAAGTGTTCTCCACGCGTACCATCTGCACGCAGTACTTCTGCAATAAATTGTGACTCATTCTGACTTGCCTCTAGCATAACACCACCTGCACCGTCCCCGAAAAGTACTGCTGTAGATCGGTCTTTCCAGTTGACAGCTTTTGAAAGAACTTCTCCTCCAATGACAATCCCTTTTTGGTATCCGCCCGATTTGATTAGCTTTTCAGCAGTTGCAAGAGCGTAAACAAATCCTGAACATGCAGCACTTATATCAAAGCAAAAAGCATTTTTAGCGCCAATATTCCCTTGAACCAAACAAGCGGTTGAAGGAGTGGCATAATCAGGTGTCATGGTAGCGACAATAATAAAATCAAGCGTTTCTGCTAAATAATGACTTTTTTCAAGTAGCTTTTTAGCTACCTCCGTACACAAGTCGGATGTATCTTGCATATCTGCAATTCTTCTCGCTTTGATTCCTGTTCTAGAAGTAATCCATTCATCACTTGTGTCCATAATTTGGGCCAAATCGTGATTGGTGACACTGTGTTCAGGCACGTATTTTGCTGTTTGAGTGATCCGAACATTACGTTCCATGAACCAACCTCATCTCTTTTTCGTTATTATTCCAAATGATTAGGTAATACTTTTTATTAGAAATTCATGTAAATTATTTAGTCCTTTGATTAATGCTTGCGTTTCAGAATCGTCCATGTCCTTTAGTGCAGCATGCACCATTCCCTTATGGAAATAATCGTGGACACGGTAAACTAAACGTCCTCGGTTCGTTAATATCAGCTGAACCACTCGTCGGTCTTTGTCACTCCGTTTTCTTTCAACATAACCTTTTTTCACTAAATTATTAATGGCCACAGTAAGAGTTCCTACTGTCACAGACAAAATCTTTGCAACCTCAGACGTCGTTTTGTGTTCATGCAAACCAATTGCTTCTATAGTGTGCATTTCCGTAATAGATAAATCATTAAACTGACTTTTCTTTAGCTCTGATTCCTCTATTGTAAGAATATCATTAAACACTGTTACAAGATAATCGTTGATAATTGTTAAGTTGTCTGATTTCATAAAGTCTGCCTTCCCAAATTTACTTTGAATATCAAATCATTTGATGTTCAAACTATATCTTTTTTTTGATTTAATTGCAACCCTTTTTTTCATTTTTAACCAATTAAATAACACGAATATATAATCATATGTTTTTAAATAAAGTTTTATCTATTATAAAAAAACAGGTTAAATGCTTTGTTTATCAAACTATTTTATTTCTGTGCACTATTTTATAAACGTTTTTGATTGTTTTTGATTGTTTTTGACTTATTTTTATGGTAGTATCTTTCATGTGAGGAGGTTTGGAAATGCTTACAGATGAAAGAAAAAATTTTATTTTGAGACAATTAGCCGAAAAAGAAATTATTAAATCTCAAGAATTGGTAAGCATTTTAAACGCTTCTGAATCAACGATTCGTAGAGATTTAAAAGAATTAGAAGAAGATGGATTTCTTGAGAGAATTCATGGTGGTGCCAAAAAAAGAAATACGCTGAGCTACGAGCAGGATATGAATGAAAAATCCTCCAAAAACATCAGCGAAAAGCAAAAAGTAGCACAATATGCCGCTTCTCTCATTAAGAAATCTGAGGTTATCTATTTAGACGCTGGAACAACGACCTATGAAATGATTCCTTATTTGGAAGGGAAAAAGATTTCTGTTGTGACAAACTCTATCTACCACGCTTCTGCCTTAGCTGATTTAAATATTCCTACTATAGTAATTGGTGGCTCGATTAAGATGTCAACCAAGGCCATTTTGGGTAGCTTTAGTATGAAACAATTAGAGCAATTTCGGTTTAATCGTGCTTTTCTGGGGGTT is a genomic window of Vagococcus entomophilus containing:
- the fabD gene encoding ACP S-malonyltransferase is translated as MNYAFVFSGQGAQYVGMGKELYEQFPECRAIFDQASEAVGYDMPKLCFTENEQLNLTEYTQPAILTVSVAILEILNGLGIKPKMVAGLSLGEYTALVASGALNFTEAVQLVQKRGRYMTEAVPAGKGAMSAVMGLSRQDVQEACQKASAAGIVVPANYNMPGQIVIAGEVTAVEKAEKLLEELGAKRVIRLNVSGPFHTSLLEPAAVKLEQALKEVHIEEMKVPVITNLTGKVIPTKSEIIPTLVAQVKSPVYWEDSVETMIESGIDTFIEVGPGRSLSAFIKKISREVTVQNVENLKTLEKIRKIAHIDEEN
- the fabK gene encoding enoyl-[acyl-carrier-protein] reductase FabK, whose amino-acid sequence is MRAEICEMLDIKYPIFQGAMAWVAEANLASAVSNAGGLGIIASGHAPKEVVLEQIKKAKNLTDKPFGVNIMLMSPHVEDIVDLVCEEGIKVITTGAGSPGKYMKKFKEAGIIVIPVVASVALARRMEKDGADAIVVEGMEGGGHIGKATTLALVPQVVDAVSIPVIAAGGIGDGRGMAAALMLGIDAVQIGTRFLVANESTIHANFKKAVLKARDIDTTVTGLTTGHPVRGLRNKLTREYEKIEREEAGKKEPNWQRLEELGKGALKRAVVDGDTKNSSMMSGQIAGLVNKEGQSCQEIIEEIMAQCFETMKNVNTKWQGAKE
- a CDS encoding acyl carrier protein; protein product: MTTFEKVQEIIVDQLGKEEEEVQLTTNFKEELDADSLDLFQIINDIEDEFDVKIETEEGLNTVGDLVAFVDKQLAEK
- a CDS encoding beta-ketoacyl-ACP synthase III — protein: MERNVRITQTAKYVPEHSVTNHDLAQIMDTSDEWITSRTGIKARRIADMQDTSDLCTEVAKKLLEKSHYLAETLDFIIVATMTPDYATPSTACLVQGNIGAKNAFCFDISAACSGFVYALATAEKLIKSGGYQKGIVIGGEVLSKAVNWKDRSTAVLFGDGAGGVMLEASQNESQFIAEVLRADGTRGEHLTSGKVSRKAPFAQNACLTKEELSYLSMDGREIFDFALRDATKSILEVLEQANLSKEELDFIVPHQANIRILDGMAKKAKIPREKFLTNIAQYGNTSAATIPILLDESIENGTLTLGSKQKIVLTGFGGGLTWGSILLSL
- a CDS encoding MarR family winged helix-turn-helix transcriptional regulator; the protein is MKSDNLTIINDYLVTVFNDILTIEESELKKSQFNDLSITEMHTIEAIGLHEHKTTSEVAKILSVTVGTLTVAINNLVKKGYVERKRSDKDRRVVQLILTNRGRLVYRVHDYFHKGMVHAALKDMDDSETQALIKGLNNLHEFLIKSIT
- a CDS encoding DeoR/GlpR family DNA-binding transcription regulator, producing MLTDERKNFILRQLAEKEIIKSQELVSILNASESTIRRDLKELEEDGFLERIHGGAKKRNTLSYEQDMNEKSSKNISEKQKVAQYAASLIKKSEVIYLDAGTTTYEMIPYLEGKKISVVTNSIYHASALADLNIPTIVIGGSIKMSTKAILGSFSMKQLEQFRFNRAFLGVNGIHSVFGFTTPDPEEAAMKETAMCQSEVSYFLGDHTKFNTVSFTKIASIEKASILTDYCPMESLKLIKKRTKIKEVVK